The Benincasa hispida cultivar B227 chromosome 11, ASM972705v1, whole genome shotgun sequence genome has a segment encoding these proteins:
- the LOC120090864 gene encoding protein FAR-RED ELONGATED HYPOCOTYL 3-like — MRRDYGVNISCDKAWCAREAEYDLTRGTSEYSYSILHAYEEMLKIENPGTVFKIKLEDDVHFKYMFMALGPCIRDFTSYWPLIIVDGSHLKGKYKGTMLVAVSMDGNNQLYPLAYVMVDNETDRSWKWFMLNLKCSIGEPDNLVFVSDRMVSISNVIRAFFPTSFHGLCTWHIEQNLITNFKDSTIVGIFRYAARAFRMTEF; from the coding sequence atgaggagaGATTATGGCGTGAACATAAGTTGTGATAAAGCGTGGTGTGCAAGGGAAGCCGAATATGATCTCACTAGAGGTACTTCAGAATACTCATACTccatactacatgcttatgaggaaatgttaaaaatagagaatcctGGTACAGTGTTTAAGATCAAACTTGAAGATGAtgtgcatttcaagtatatgtttatggcattagggcCTTGTATTAGAGATTTCACAAGCTATTGGCCCTTGATAATTGTTGATGGGTCGCACTTGAAAGGAAAGTACAAAGGAACCATGTTGGTTGCAGTTTCTATGGATgggaacaatcaattatacccactagcatatgTAATGGTGGACAATGAAAccgatcgatcatggaaatggtttatgtTGAATTTGAAATGCAGTATTGGAGAACCCGATAATTTGGTGTTTGTGTCTGATCGGATGGTATCTATTAGCAATGTTATTCGTGCATTTTTTCCCACGtcatttcatggattgtgcacgTGGCACATAGAACAGAAtcttattacaaactttaaggatagTACCATTGTTGGGATATTTAGATATGCAGCAAGGGCATTTCGCATGACAGAGTTCTAG